From the genome of Kaistella daneshvariae, one region includes:
- the lnt gene encoding apolipoprotein N-acyltransferase: MKYIILSLLSAVLLSISWPTYGIPFFIFIALVPLLILEHDISKFSNLKKKSLTIFGLSYLAFVIWNIVTTGWLYGARNPDGSHSLFAVVVPVVLNSLFYAFIFQCYHWYKNAQGTYFGLVFFVAIWMVFEKIHLSWELTWPWLNLGNAFADYPKIIQWYDTLGATGGSFWILLVNVYAFYTLRIWEAGRKRKSLILNSAILAAGILLPMLISGVKYQNFDLKSTGSVNVLMLQPELNPYTEKYSKDSLTILNDLLTLADENSTGKIDYYIGPETSLPGFGSISETGFENSELLNTVKGFLSKHPRSVFATGISSHRFYPDANQKSNTAYQTSQGIFVDSYNSAVQIIPNQKVEVYHKGKLVPGVEIFPYINVLKPLLGNAMLNLGGTTASLGVDEERKAFSNPFNAGQLAPIICYESIYGEFVTDYVKKGANFLAIMTNDSWWGETQGHKQLMAYSRMRAIETRREIARAANSGISAHINAKGDVVADTFYGDKTTLFAKINLYEHQTFYTRAGDLLSRISIFVFGFLVFYNLIKKFQNRKPQEPMKKIVIKR; this comes from the coding sequence ATGAAATATATTATACTATCCTTACTTTCAGCCGTTTTGCTGAGCATTTCCTGGCCGACGTACGGCATTCCGTTTTTTATATTTATCGCGCTCGTGCCGCTCCTGATTCTGGAGCATGACATTTCCAAATTTTCCAACCTCAAGAAAAAAAGCCTCACGATTTTCGGTCTTTCTTATCTCGCTTTCGTCATCTGGAATATTGTTACCACGGGTTGGCTTTACGGTGCGAGAAATCCCGACGGTTCGCATTCGCTCTTCGCCGTGGTCGTTCCCGTAGTGCTTAATTCCTTGTTTTACGCCTTTATTTTTCAATGTTATCACTGGTACAAAAACGCGCAGGGAACTTATTTTGGCCTGGTTTTTTTCGTCGCTATTTGGATGGTTTTTGAGAAAATACATTTAAGCTGGGAACTCACCTGGCCTTGGTTGAACTTAGGAAATGCCTTCGCCGATTACCCGAAAATTATTCAGTGGTACGATACTTTGGGCGCGACCGGAGGAAGTTTTTGGATTTTGCTGGTGAATGTTTACGCTTTTTACACCTTGAGAATCTGGGAAGCCGGAAGAAAACGCAAATCTTTAATTTTGAATTCTGCCATTTTAGCAGCTGGAATCTTGTTACCTATGCTGATTTCCGGCGTTAAATATCAAAATTTTGATTTAAAATCTACCGGCTCGGTGAATGTGCTGATGTTGCAGCCGGAATTAAACCCGTACACCGAAAAATATTCGAAAGACAGCCTGACCATATTAAATGATTTACTCACTTTAGCAGATGAAAACTCCACCGGAAAAATCGATTATTATATCGGCCCGGAAACGTCGCTGCCGGGTTTTGGTTCAATCTCAGAAACCGGATTTGAGAATAGCGAACTTTTAAATACCGTAAAAGGATTTTTAAGCAAACATCCGCGCTCCGTTTTCGCAACCGGCATTTCCTCTCACCGCTTTTATCCCGATGCAAATCAGAAATCAAATACAGCCTACCAAACCTCGCAGGGAATTTTTGTGGACAGTTACAATTCTGCGGTGCAAATTATTCCGAACCAAAAGGTGGAAGTTTACCATAAAGGAAAATTGGTTCCCGGCGTGGAAATTTTCCCGTACATCAACGTTTTAAAGCCACTTTTGGGGAATGCAATGCTTAATTTGGGCGGAACAACCGCGTCTTTAGGGGTTGACGAAGAGCGGAAGGCCTTTTCTAATCCTTTTAATGCCGGACAATTAGCGCCAATCATTTGCTATGAAAGCATTTACGGCGAATTCGTTACTGATTATGTAAAAAAAGGCGCGAATTTTCTCGCGATTATGACCAACGATTCCTGGTGGGGCGAAACGCAGGGACACAAGCAACTGATGGCATATTCACGCATGCGCGCGATTGAAACGCGGCGGGAAATTGCACGCGCCGCAAACAGCGGAATTTCAGCGCATATCAATGCGAAAGGTGATGTGGTAGCCGATACTTTTTATGGCGATAAAACGACACTTTTTGCGAAAATAAATTTGTACGAACACCAAACTTTTTACACACGCGCAGGTGATTTGCTTTCGAGAATCAGTATTTTCGTTTTTGGTTTTCTGGTTTTTTACAATCTGATTAAAAAATTTCAGAACAGAAAGCCGCAGGAACCAATGAAAAAAATCGTCATCAAGCGATAA
- a CDS encoding helix-turn-helix domain-containing protein, with protein MNESLFNLAEHTNRSIFLTGKAGTGKTTFLNDFVKKTKKKHIVVAPTGIAAINAGGVTIHSMFGLPLRTFIPTTDRIDSNLGNNIADLMQHFKYRKDKLKLLREIEIIIIDEVSMLRADVLDMMDFSLRFVRRNQQKFGGVQMLFIGDLYQLPPVVRDEHFLAQYYKSPFFFESYALKEMPLITIELTTVYRQKDEKFLDILNDIRDGEVGDIDFETLNSRYLPDFEPTDEPYVYLTSHNRMADEINQKKLQELKGKPYFYSAEITGNFNENQYPNEEELQLKVGAQVMFIRNDASADKKYFNGKLAEIMSLDEKEITVLIDGDDEVFTLKKETWEQKKYGLDAEKNITEDVLGSFQQYPIRLAWAVTIHKSQGLTFDRLIIDAGKSFASGQVYVALSRCRTLEGIVLKSKITPNVIFADRRVSQFQDETNANEKVEEILQAEKYDYSIKKVVRSLDCLWFRHSLESWFQSTKTSKALDKNKATYLYQTLKPKIENFAAVYQKFEKIMVQKNQKFIQGEEDWAEIETKAKGAVNFFFTKVNLEIFQPLLDFYSENKGTKGLKQYNEDFRVFLDDLEDYLNDLKKVHLLEKPLFNTENNVAISTKVAKIPSHILTFQLFESGKTIPEVAKERGLVPETIYGHLAKFAEQGLLDISRIFAKEKINIFEKEFKQNQFDSLNEWKKVLPNDFEFNEIRLLLNHFNHKASK; from the coding sequence ATGAATGAATCGCTGTTTAATTTAGCTGAACACACGAACCGCAGTATTTTTCTTACCGGAAAAGCCGGAACCGGAAAAACCACTTTCCTGAATGATTTTGTTAAAAAAACCAAGAAAAAACACATTGTTGTAGCGCCTACGGGAATTGCGGCGATCAACGCGGGCGGCGTTACCATTCATTCGATGTTCGGCTTGCCCCTGCGGACTTTCATTCCGACCACAGACCGAATCGACAGCAATCTGGGCAACAATATTGCCGATTTAATGCAGCATTTCAAATACCGCAAAGACAAACTCAAATTGCTGCGCGAAATAGAAATCATTATCATCGACGAAGTTTCCATGTTGCGTGCTGATGTGCTTGATATGATGGACTTTTCCCTGCGTTTTGTGCGACGGAATCAGCAAAAATTCGGCGGTGTTCAGATGCTTTTTATCGGTGATTTATACCAGCTTCCGCCGGTAGTTCGCGACGAACATTTTCTAGCACAGTATTACAAGTCACCGTTTTTCTTTGAAAGTTATGCTTTGAAAGAAATGCCGTTGATTACCATTGAACTCACCACCGTTTACCGCCAGAAAGATGAAAAATTTCTGGATATTTTAAATGACATCCGCGACGGGGAAGTCGGCGACATCGATTTTGAAACCTTGAATTCCCGCTATCTTCCGGATTTTGAGCCGACCGATGAACCTTATGTTTATCTGACCTCACACAACCGCATGGCGGACGAAATCAATCAGAAAAAACTGCAGGAACTGAAAGGAAAACCTTATTTCTATTCAGCGGAGATTACCGGAAATTTCAATGAAAACCAATATCCGAACGAAGAAGAACTTCAGTTGAAAGTCGGCGCACAGGTCATGTTTATTCGAAATGATGCCAGCGCAGATAAAAAGTATTTTAACGGGAAACTCGCGGAAATCATGAGTTTAGACGAAAAGGAAATCACCGTTCTCATTGATGGTGATGACGAAGTTTTCACATTAAAAAAGGAAACTTGGGAGCAAAAAAAATACGGTTTGGATGCTGAAAAAAATATCACCGAAGATGTTTTGGGAAGTTTTCAGCAATATCCGATCCGCCTTGCTTGGGCGGTGACGATTCACAAATCTCAAGGTTTGACTTTCGACCGGTTAATTATCGATGCCGGAAAATCCTTTGCTTCCGGTCAGGTTTATGTGGCGCTGTCGCGCTGCCGTACGCTGGAAGGCATTGTTTTAAAATCGAAAATCACTCCGAATGTTATTTTCGCTGACCGTCGCGTTTCCCAATTTCAGGATGAAACCAATGCAAATGAGAAAGTGGAAGAAATCCTGCAGGCGGAAAAATACGATTACAGCATAAAAAAAGTAGTTCGCAGCCTGGATTGTTTGTGGTTCCGACATTCGCTCGAAAGTTGGTTTCAGTCGACGAAAACAAGTAAAGCACTCGACAAAAATAAAGCGACTTATCTCTACCAAACTTTAAAACCGAAAATCGAGAATTTCGCTGCGGTTTACCAGAAATTTGAAAAAATTATGGTTCAGAAGAACCAAAAATTTATTCAGGGCGAGGAAGATTGGGCTGAAATCGAAACAAAAGCAAAAGGCGCCGTTAATTTCTTTTTTACGAAAGTGAATTTGGAAATTTTTCAACCGCTTTTGGACTTTTATTCTGAAAATAAAGGCACAAAAGGTTTGAAACAGTATAACGAAGATTTCCGTGTTTTTCTGGATGATCTGGAAGATTATCTGAACGACCTGAAAAAAGTTCACCTTCTGGAAAAACCACTTTTCAATACCGAAAACAACGTTGCTATTTCGACAAAAGTAGCTAAGATTCCGTCGCACATCCTGACTTTTCAGCTTTTCGAAAGTGGCAAAACCATTCCGGAAGTCGCGAAAGAACGCGGTCTGGTTCCGGAAACTATTTATGGCCATTTAGCGAAATTTGCTGAGCAGGGTTTACTGGATATTTCCCGGATTTTTGCCAAAGAAAAGATCAATATTTTCGAAAAAGAATTCAAACAAAACCAGTTCGACTCGCTGAACGAATGGAAAAAAGTGTTACCTAATGACTTTGAGTTTAATGAAATCCGCTTGCTACTGAATCACTTTAACCATAAAGCTTCCAAGTAA